One genomic region from Solwaraspora sp. WMMD792 encodes:
- a CDS encoding SDR family NAD(P)-dependent oxidoreductase: MARHLDDRVVVVTGASSGTGRACAHRFAAAGATLVLLARRRDALETVATECRGRGGQVLVVPLDVTDADAVADAARQAVAQFGRIDVWVNNAGVNLYGAVEETPAHLWHQVVRTNLFGTYHGIRAALPWLRDQGHGTLITVSSVHGWVPTPQQSAYAASAHAVRALSDCTRQEVRDVPGIAVCTVLAGPVDTPMSRSAANWTGRRMVPPARPCHPDEVAMTVVKLVRSPRREVHVGPGARRGVLAARLLPALTERARARAARRSQAADVPVGYTAGNLLRPMPLGARVDSGRSTAYPASRGAR, from the coding sequence ATGGCCAGACATCTCGACGACCGGGTCGTCGTCGTCACCGGCGCGTCCAGTGGAACCGGCCGGGCCTGCGCCCACCGCTTCGCCGCCGCCGGCGCCACTCTGGTGCTGCTGGCCCGCCGCCGGGACGCGCTGGAGACGGTGGCGACCGAATGCCGTGGGCGGGGCGGACAGGTGCTGGTGGTTCCGCTCGACGTGACCGACGCCGACGCCGTCGCCGACGCCGCCCGGCAGGCCGTCGCCCAGTTCGGCCGGATCGACGTCTGGGTCAACAACGCGGGGGTCAACCTGTACGGCGCGGTCGAGGAAACTCCCGCACACCTGTGGCATCAGGTGGTGCGAACCAACCTGTTTGGCACGTACCACGGCATCCGTGCCGCGCTGCCGTGGTTGCGGGACCAGGGACACGGGACCCTGATCACCGTCTCGTCGGTGCACGGCTGGGTGCCGACGCCGCAGCAGAGCGCGTACGCGGCGAGCGCGCACGCCGTCCGGGCGCTGAGCGACTGCACCCGGCAGGAGGTTCGTGACGTGCCCGGGATCGCGGTGTGCACGGTGCTGGCGGGGCCGGTGGACACCCCGATGTCGCGCAGCGCCGCGAACTGGACCGGTCGGCGGATGGTGCCGCCGGCCCGCCCCTGCCACCCCGACGAGGTGGCCATGACCGTCGTCAAGCTGGTCCGCAGCCCTCGCCGGGAGGTTCACGTCGGGCCCGGTGCCCGGCGCGGGGTGCTCGCCGCCCGGCTGCTGCCGGCGCTGACCGAGCGGGCCCGCGCCCGGGCGGCGCGGCGGTCCCAGGCCGCCGACGTTCCGGTCGGCTACACCGCCGGCAACCTGCTGCGACCCATGCCGCTCGGTGCCCGGGTCGACAGCGGCCGGAGTACGGCGTACCCCGCCTCGCGTGGTGCCCGATGA